In one Geoglobus acetivorans genomic region, the following are encoded:
- a CDS encoding M42 family metallopeptidase, protein MELVNKLKELASIPGISGYEDQVKEKLREWLKPYTDVKEDRIGNLIVEAGSGDERIVFMAHVDEIGLLITGITPDGKLTFRKIGGIDDRLLYGRHVDVITENGKIDGVIGAIPPHLNIEGRSDTVPWHQLTIDIGAENRNEAADLGVKALDFAVFKKHFSILNGRYVSCRSLDDRFGAVVLFEVIRRIFTENLEPGLNGKIVFAFTVQEENGLKGARFLANSYSPDYAIAIDSFGCCNLLTGDVRPGQGPVIRAVDNSAIYSRKLALRVRDIATKADIPVQVGTTGGGTDSSAFEHKSEILTLSAPIKYLHSEVEMMNLKDIEALANLLTLVALKL, encoded by the coding sequence ATGGAGCTTGTGAATAAGCTGAAAGAGCTGGCATCAATACCCGGAATATCCGGATATGAGGATCAGGTCAAGGAAAAACTCAGAGAATGGCTCAAACCGTACACAGACGTTAAGGAGGACAGGATAGGAAATCTCATAGTTGAAGCAGGTAGTGGTGATGAAAGAATCGTTTTTATGGCACATGTTGACGAGATTGGTCTTCTGATAACAGGAATAACACCCGATGGAAAGCTCACGTTCAGAAAGATCGGCGGAATTGATGATCGACTGCTGTATGGACGGCACGTTGATGTCATAACCGAAAATGGAAAGATAGATGGCGTGATTGGGGCAATACCGCCCCACCTCAACATAGAGGGGAGATCAGACACGGTTCCCTGGCATCAGCTCACCATCGATATAGGTGCTGAAAACAGGAACGAAGCTGCAGACCTCGGAGTCAAAGCACTTGATTTTGCAGTATTCAAAAAGCACTTCTCAATCCTGAATGGCAGATACGTTTCCTGCAGATCCCTTGATGACAGGTTCGGTGCGGTTGTGCTTTTCGAGGTTATCCGGAGAATTTTCACTGAAAACCTTGAACCCGGGCTGAACGGTAAAATTGTTTTTGCATTCACGGTTCAGGAAGAGAACGGACTTAAGGGGGCCAGATTTCTTGCAAACAGCTACTCCCCAGATTACGCCATTGCAATAGACTCTTTCGGCTGCTGTAATCTTCTGACTGGAGATGTCAGACCTGGGCAGGGGCCGGTAATACGAGCGGTGGACAACTCAGCAATTTATTCACGAAAACTCGCTTTAAGGGTAAGGGACATTGCCACGAAGGCAGACATCCCCGTGCAGGTGGGTACCACAGGAGGAGGTACGGATTCCTCGGCGTTCGAACATAAAAGCGAAATTCTGACCCTGAGCGCTCCGATAAAATACCTGCACAGCGAGGTCGAGATGATGAATCTGAAAGATATAGAAGCTCTGGCCAATCTCCTTACCCTTGTGGCACTGAAGCTCTGA
- a CDS encoding ferritin family protein produces the protein MMGPEEILEKAREMERDAIKIYTEMKKNADHETSELLDYLINQEKEHLRMISERLKALRIIKRK, from the coding sequence ATGATGGGCCCGGAGGAGATACTGGAGAAAGCGAGGGAAATGGAAAGAGATGCAATCAAAATATACACTGAAATGAAAAAGAATGCAGACCACGAAACCAGCGAACTTCTGGATTATCTCATCAATCAGGAAAAGGAGCACCTTCGAATGATTTCCGAGAGATTGAAGGCTCTCAGAATAATCAAAAGAAAATAG
- a CDS encoding acetate and sugar kinases/Hsc70/actin family protein, translating to MAEGNGGNETNKKPGVIPVGIKVGSQKTVIAMGDEIHVEETCIREKENPVTGAKDYIIGNDASELYGDDVTYMLRGGLPATEEEAELLRIFLGEVAKKYGIPENSYVTYAIPSTELEEGIALFKKVVSQVPIGWSGKEVWNDSFLASLALPEGLGILDRTYAVINLGSTTTEFVAVRKGEIVFSMVTGEVSGDVVDRWIKNEIMNLTRGAVNVDLSTAREYKERYANLLEWKNIKETVQLFEKGQFTFRLDEAVNRPVERYLDGLIDFVTLEVLPSLAEFNFKIYRLVTGSEFVLTGGMARIPGLKEKFETKLSDALGSAIKIRVPDDPLTASARGALTISTLRIKK from the coding sequence ATGGCAGAAGGTAATGGTGGCAACGAAACAAACAAAAAGCCAGGCGTTATTCCTGTGGGTATAAAGGTCGGTTCTCAGAAAACCGTTATTGCGATGGGAGACGAGATACACGTTGAGGAGACCTGCATTAGAGAAAAGGAGAATCCCGTTACCGGAGCAAAGGACTACATCATCGGTAACGATGCTTCCGAGCTTTATGGAGATGACGTCACATACATGCTCAGAGGAGGTTTGCCGGCAACAGAAGAGGAGGCTGAACTGCTCAGAATCTTTCTCGGAGAGGTGGCCAAGAAGTACGGGATTCCTGAAAACTCCTACGTCACGTATGCCATCCCATCCACGGAGCTGGAAGAGGGCATCGCACTTTTCAAGAAGGTTGTGAGTCAGGTTCCAATCGGATGGTCGGGGAAAGAAGTCTGGAATGACTCATTTCTGGCATCACTCGCCCTTCCAGAGGGTCTGGGAATTCTCGACAGGACATACGCAGTTATAAACCTGGGCTCCACAACCACGGAATTTGTTGCCGTGAGAAAGGGTGAAATCGTATTCAGCATGGTTACCGGAGAGGTTTCGGGAGACGTGGTTGACAGGTGGATAAAGAACGAAATCATGAACCTCACGAGAGGTGCGGTTAACGTTGACCTGTCCACCGCAAGAGAATACAAGGAGAGGTATGCAAATCTGCTCGAGTGGAAAAACATAAAGGAGACGGTTCAGCTCTTCGAAAAGGGTCAGTTCACATTCAGACTTGATGAGGCTGTGAACAGACCTGTGGAAAGATATCTTGATGGACTGATAGACTTCGTGACCCTTGAGGTACTGCCATCCCTTGCAGAGTTCAATTTCAAGATTTACAGGCTGGTAACGGGTTCAGAATTCGTGCTGACCGGCGGTATGGCGAGGATTCCAGGACTCAAGGAGAAGTTCGAAACCAAACTGTCAGATGCTCTGGGAAGTGCCATAAAAATCAGAGTTCCGGATGACCCGCTGACAGCCTCAGCAAGAGGTGCACTCACGATAAGCACTCTGAGAATCAAAAAGTGA
- a CDS encoding MinD/ParA family ATP-binding protein codes for MNTADTLIELTKFERKLRRIVRDYFRLKTAGARVLAFPSGKGGVGKTTVTMNLASALALRKRNVIVIDANLALPNVHTFIEEMPEKTLTEYLMGNAGVDEIKSRMKVRNTGFDVIPAKSLVDVEKGIEIEKVRDLILALKPDYDYILIDSSPGLSKYALYPAMISDTTFIVSAELKPAYIDAIKVESVLSRLGVSLEGYIINMVTKSGIKYFYNKNIFGIIPYDGKLKSMFSTGKTIFHSWLSFLYPSRNAFLHLADRIVAEYPPMV; via the coding sequence ATGAATACAGCAGACACGCTAATCGAGCTCACAAAATTCGAGCGGAAGCTCAGAAGGATTGTGAGAGACTACTTCAGATTAAAAACAGCCGGTGCAAGGGTTTTAGCTTTTCCTTCGGGCAAAGGGGGAGTTGGAAAAACCACGGTAACAATGAACCTGGCCTCTGCTCTCGCTCTGAGAAAAAGGAATGTAATTGTGATAGATGCAAATCTCGCGCTTCCAAATGTCCATACGTTCATTGAAGAGATGCCAGAAAAAACTCTGACAGAGTATCTCATGGGAAACGCTGGCGTTGACGAGATAAAATCCAGAATGAAGGTGAGAAATACTGGATTCGACGTTATTCCGGCAAAATCTCTTGTTGACGTGGAAAAGGGGATCGAAATTGAAAAAGTGAGGGATCTGATACTTGCCCTGAAACCAGATTATGATTACATCCTGATAGATTCCTCGCCCGGATTATCGAAATACGCACTGTATCCTGCCATGATCTCGGATACAACATTCATAGTCTCTGCCGAACTGAAGCCAGCATACATTGACGCAATCAAGGTGGAATCGGTTCTCAGCAGACTCGGTGTGAGCTTAGAAGGGTACATCATAAACATGGTTACAAAATCCGGGATCAAATACTTCTACAACAAAAACATATTCGGGATAATCCCTTATGACGGAAAGCTCAAGAGCATGTTCTCCACAGGCAAGACAATATTTCACTCATGGCTCAGCTTCCTTTACCCGAGCAGAAATGCATTCCTGCACCTTGCCGACAGGATTGTTGCAGAATACCCTCCCATGGTCTGA
- a CDS encoding type II toxin-antitoxin system RelE family toxin — protein MTWTIVTKDEFERQFRDLTRKDKPLAGRLAKAILKLEDNPHLGKPLSYDLSGLWSLRVGKYRIIYEINENEKKVILRAVSHRKKSY, from the coding sequence ATGACTTGGACAATCGTAACAAAAGATGAATTTGAACGCCAGTTCAGGGATCTAACCAGAAAAGACAAACCACTGGCTGGAAGGCTGGCCAAAGCCATTCTGAAGCTGGAAGATAACCCGCATCTGGGAAAACCTCTTTCCTACGATCTCTCGGGATTGTGGTCTCTGAGAGTGGGGAAATACCGGATTATTTACGAAATCAACGAAAACGAAAAGAAGGTTATTCTAAGAGCTGTTTCCCACAGAAAAAAGAGCTATTAA
- a CDS encoding enoyl-CoA hydratase/isomerase family protein — translation MNTVDLQDMDGVAVVRLNRGKKNPINPEFVGDLSEVIEQVREDGGITSAVLTSSNDRFFSIGLDVPELIDYDKTEFREFIMDFNLLCLDIYTLPKPTAAAINGHAIAGGCILALCCDFRYMSEGKKLFGLNEVKLGVSVPYLPQRILQQIAGDRVTVEMVYGGDFYPPEKVLEMGVVDGVFAPEELLQKSVERVKKIGELPGRAFAAVKANRTERVREDIIKRLERDVDVFVELWFSDEAQQRLREAMKSF, via the coding sequence ATGAATACTGTTGATCTCCAGGACATGGATGGTGTTGCGGTTGTCAGGCTTAACAGAGGAAAAAAGAATCCAATAAATCCAGAGTTTGTTGGTGATCTTTCAGAGGTTATTGAGCAGGTTAGGGAGGATGGAGGGATAACGTCTGCAGTTCTCACAAGCTCAAACGACAGATTTTTCTCAATAGGGCTTGATGTGCCGGAGCTGATCGATTATGACAAAACGGAATTCAGGGAATTCATAATGGATTTCAACCTCCTCTGCCTGGATATCTATACTCTGCCAAAGCCTACTGCTGCCGCAATAAACGGACATGCGATAGCTGGAGGGTGCATTCTCGCTCTGTGCTGCGATTTCAGATATATGAGCGAGGGAAAAAAGCTGTTTGGCCTGAACGAGGTCAAGCTGGGCGTGTCTGTGCCTTACCTTCCACAGAGAATCCTCCAGCAAATTGCTGGAGACAGGGTTACGGTTGAAATGGTGTACGGGGGAGATTTCTATCCTCCAGAGAAGGTTCTTGAGATGGGGGTGGTGGATGGCGTCTTTGCTCCGGAAGAGCTGCTTCAGAAGTCCGTTGAGAGGGTGAAGAAAATTGGAGAACTCCCTGGCAGAGCATTTGCGGCTGTTAAGGCAAACAGGACAGAAAGGGTGAGGGAAGACATCATAAAACGCCTGGAGAGAGATGTTGATGTCTTTGTCGAGCTTTGGTTCAGCGATGAGGCTCAGCAGAGGTTGAGGGAGGCGATGAAGAGTTTTTAA
- a CDS encoding xylulokinase, whose amino-acid sequence MPDYFALVDAGTTSIKAGIVESQRFKVVREKSEKTEVVHPKEGYAEKDPEFLWEQVKSLLAEIIEGYEVRAIAFTAHMAGFVPVDRNGDPLFNMVIWLDERGKGYPEDLFRDFPSISGYSPLRLLRFLRITGGAPSKTGKDVLPKILWMRDNEPEVFSRTWKFLDVKGYLIYRCTGKAVTSHDEAHLTWLADTRRNRAEWHEGLMRDYGLKPDLFPEIMNSTDVAGFLDESVSKELGINRVPVVVGAGDMCTTAIGSGAVENNRIHIYLGTSDWIGAHVDKRKADVKHYIGTILSGIPEKYLLVAEQEIAGGAIDWVMNILNLKDYEKVDEIVKMTETDLIFTPWFFGERAPIDDHYIRASIFNLSLKTGKDEMLRALFEGVAMNIAWAYHFVEKMTGTNESVRITGGGARFDSLCSIIASAINRKVVRTAKPEHAGLRGLATIVNTAVNGESCQDAVKRFEHEREFHPDAQQHKNLQNKLEILREYYRKTAGVFKKLNRGVL is encoded by the coding sequence ATGCCCGATTACTTCGCTCTTGTGGATGCCGGCACAACATCGATCAAGGCAGGAATCGTTGAGAGCCAGAGGTTCAAAGTAGTCAGAGAAAAATCTGAGAAAACAGAGGTCGTTCATCCAAAAGAAGGTTATGCTGAAAAAGACCCGGAATTCCTGTGGGAACAGGTAAAATCTCTTTTAGCCGAAATTATAGAGGGTTATGAAGTCAGGGCAATCGCATTCACGGCCCACATGGCTGGTTTCGTCCCTGTGGACAGGAACGGCGACCCACTGTTCAACATGGTTATATGGCTGGATGAGAGAGGCAAGGGCTATCCCGAAGACCTTTTCAGAGACTTCCCATCCATATCGGGATACAGTCCGTTGAGATTGCTCAGGTTCCTGAGGATTACAGGCGGAGCTCCAAGCAAAACAGGCAAGGACGTTCTGCCAAAGATCCTCTGGATGAGAGACAACGAACCGGAGGTGTTCTCCAGAACCTGGAAATTCCTCGACGTGAAGGGGTACCTGATTTACAGATGCACGGGAAAAGCCGTGACGAGCCATGACGAGGCACACCTCACATGGCTCGCCGACACGAGAAGAAACAGGGCAGAATGGCATGAGGGCCTCATGAGAGACTACGGTCTGAAACCAGACCTTTTTCCGGAGATAATGAACAGCACAGATGTGGCCGGATTTCTTGATGAAAGCGTTTCAAAGGAACTGGGCATAAACAGGGTTCCGGTGGTCGTTGGCGCGGGAGACATGTGCACAACGGCAATAGGTTCGGGAGCTGTTGAGAACAACAGAATCCATATTTACTTGGGAACAAGCGACTGGATTGGAGCACATGTGGACAAAAGAAAGGCCGACGTGAAGCATTACATAGGCACAATACTGAGCGGGATTCCGGAAAAGTACTTGCTTGTTGCTGAGCAGGAAATTGCAGGAGGGGCAATTGACTGGGTGATGAACATTCTGAATCTGAAGGATTACGAGAAAGTCGATGAAATCGTTAAAATGACCGAAACTGACCTCATATTCACACCATGGTTTTTCGGAGAGCGGGCCCCAATTGACGACCACTACATCAGGGCGAGCATCTTCAACCTGAGTCTGAAAACCGGAAAAGATGAGATGCTCAGGGCATTGTTCGAGGGTGTGGCAATGAACATAGCATGGGCGTACCATTTCGTGGAAAAGATGACCGGAACCAATGAGTCCGTAAGAATTACGGGCGGAGGTGCAAGATTTGACTCGCTTTGTTCAATAATCGCCTCTGCAATAAACAGAAAAGTCGTGAGAACGGCAAAACCGGAACATGCCGGGTTGAGGGGCTTAGCCACAATAGTAAATACTGCAGTAAACGGAGAAAGCTGCCAGGATGCGGTTAAAAGGTTCGAACATGAAAGAGAGTTTCATCCAGACGCACAGCAGCACAAAAATCTCCAGAACAAGCTTGAAATCCTGAGAGAATACTATAGAAAGACAGCCGGAGTTTTCAAAAAGCTAAACAGAGGTGTTCTTTAA